From the genome of Mesorhizobium japonicum MAFF 303099, one region includes:
- a CDS encoding helix-turn-helix domain-containing protein → MEVQSLVAWNLRRLRVERGISQDDLALAAGVERAYVGYLERAARNPTIITLEKVAKALDVNIAQLFREPGPSEEVPATLRAGRKKKS, encoded by the coding sequence ATGGAAGTCCAGTCATTGGTAGCTTGGAACCTGAGGCGGTTGAGGGTGGAACGAGGCATCTCACAGGATGACTTGGCCCTCGCGGCAGGCGTTGAGCGGGCATACGTCGGATATCTGGAGCGGGCGGCGCGCAATCCGACCATCATAACGTTGGAGAAGGTCGCGAAGGCTCTCGACGTCAACATCGCCCAGCTGTTCCGGGAACCCGGGCCTAGCGAAGAGGTGCCCGCGACTTTGAGGGCGGGCCGAAAGAAGAAGTCATAG
- a CDS encoding ArsR/SmtB family transcription factor, translating to MDARVIKALACESRLKILDFLNWPELYFPDVADARKTGLTNKLICSRLGITQESVSLHMRWLTEARLVTATKVGTRVFYTRDEQGIDEAITNLCGLLQRQG from the coding sequence ATGGATGCTCGCGTCATCAAAGCATTGGCTTGCGAAAGCAGGCTCAAGATCCTGGATTTTCTCAACTGGCCGGAGCTGTATTTTCCCGATGTTGCCGACGCACGAAAGACCGGGCTGACGAACAAGTTGATCTGCAGCCGGCTTGGTATCACGCAAGAGTCTGTCAGCCTGCACATGCGTTGGCTCACCGAGGCCAGATTGGTGACTGCAACGAAGGTTGGGACACGAGTTTTCTATACGCGAGATGAACAAGGAATTGACGAAGCAATCACCAACCTGTGCGGCCTTCTACAAAGGCAAGGCTGA
- a CDS encoding MucR family transcriptional regulator, whose product MPLRRKPLTDENINLIELTADIVSAYVSNNPVPVASLPDLIHSVNLSLSKVGRPAEPENPVLTPAVNPKKSVFPDYIVSLEDGRKFKSMKRHLGLLGMTPDEYRTKWDLPRDYPMVAPNYAATRSALAKASGLGRKAAPVKKAPAKRKAKA is encoded by the coding sequence ATGCCTTTAAGGAGAAAGCCCTTGACCGACGAGAACATAAACCTGATCGAATTAACCGCAGACATCGTTTCAGCCTACGTCAGCAACAATCCTGTGCCGGTTGCGTCACTGCCGGACCTGATCCACAGCGTGAACCTGTCTTTATCGAAGGTCGGACGACCTGCAGAACCCGAAAACCCGGTTCTCACGCCTGCGGTTAACCCGAAGAAGTCGGTGTTCCCCGACTACATCGTCAGCCTGGAGGATGGTCGCAAATTCAAATCGATGAAGCGTCACCTCGGTTTGCTGGGCATGACGCCCGATGAGTACCGCACCAAATGGGACCTGCCGCGTGATTACCCAATGGTGGCGCCAAACTACGCCGCAACTCGGTCGGCGCTGGCTAAGGCTAGCGGTCTTGGCCGCAAGGCTGCTCCAGTCAAAAAGGCGCCTGCTAAGCGGAAGGCCAAAGCGTAG
- a CDS encoding YegP family protein translates to MAHKFEIYKDKAGEYRVRFKYNSEVMFSTEGYSTKAGAQNAIDSIKKNGPNAPVEDNS, encoded by the coding sequence GTGGCTCACAAGTTCGAGATATACAAGGACAAGGCCGGCGAATATCGCGTTCGCTTCAAATACAACAGCGAAGTGATGTTCTCTACTGAGGGCTATTCAACCAAGGCCGGCGCCCAAAACGCCATCGATTCAATCAAGAAAAACGGCCCGAACGCGCCCGTTGAGGATAACAGCTAG
- a CDS encoding response regulator — protein sequence MERNATQTDQEERVMVDPRIKIVIADDHPIVRSGIRAVLEQRAEWWVCGEADNGETAVRLAREHAAKIVILDYSLPVLNGLEATRIIRRTMPETEVLIYTMHEDESLIRETLRAGARGYLLKIEDDSELVAAVAALIRGQTYFSPRVSECVLQDFLDGQSDVTSRNLTNREREVVRFVSEGESNKRIAARLGVSVKTVDSHRTTAMRKLGLRNAVDLVRYAIRNKLTLP from the coding sequence ATGGAACGCAACGCAACCCAAACCGATCAAGAAGAGCGCGTCATGGTCGACCCGAGGATCAAGATAGTGATTGCTGACGACCATCCAATTGTCCGCAGCGGAATAAGGGCGGTGTTGGAGCAGCGGGCGGAGTGGTGGGTTTGCGGCGAAGCTGACAATGGCGAGACAGCGGTGAGACTAGCGCGGGAGCATGCCGCAAAAATCGTAATCCTGGACTATAGCTTGCCAGTTCTCAACGGACTGGAAGCAACCCGAATTATCCGGCGGACAATGCCGGAAACCGAGGTTCTGATCTACACAATGCACGAGGACGAGAGCCTCATTCGCGAAACGCTCAGGGCGGGCGCCCGTGGTTATCTGCTGAAGATTGAAGACGACAGCGAACTTGTTGCCGCTGTCGCCGCGCTCATTCGGGGCCAAACATATTTTTCACCGCGGGTCAGCGAATGCGTGCTTCAAGATTTCTTGGATGGCCAAAGCGACGTCACCTCCCGCAATCTGACCAACCGAGAGCGGGAGGTTGTGCGCTTTGTCTCGGAAGGCGAGTCCAATAAGCGCATCGCAGCCCGACTAGGAGTCAGTGTTAAGACAGTGGATTCTCATCGGACCACCGCGATGCGTAAACTCGGTCTTCGCAATGCGGTTGATCTCGTACGCTATGCGATCCGCAACAAACTTACTTTGCCTTGA